In Lepus europaeus isolate LE1 chromosome 19, mLepTim1.pri, whole genome shotgun sequence, the genomic window AAGAAAGGTACTGGAGAAGTGGTCAAGGGTGAAGATGGTTGCCTGTCCCTAGCCTGTGTGTGACCCTCACAAGCCCTTCCCTTTCCTAGCGATGCTGTCGTGTCTCAAGTCTTGGATGAACTGGGACTGAGCCTGACAGATGAACTGTCAAGTAAGTACTCCAGACCAGCCTTCCCACTTCCCTTCCAAGGCCCAGTCGTGGCCACCCCTCTACTGCATTCCTCTCCTTgcagacctcccatccactggaggATCACTCAGTGTGGCTGCTGGTGGGAAGAAGGCAGAGGCTACAGCCTCAGCCCTGGCCGATGCTGACGCAGACCTAGAGGAGCGACTCAAGAACCTGCGGAGGGACTGATACTGTGGAGCTGGGGCAATGGATACCCAGGGCCTTTACTATGATTCCTCTTTAATAAAGATCGGACACTAATTTCTGAGGCTGTGAGATTGCTAACCTATATGGGGCCCAGCTTACAACCCCAAGGGGCTAAGTACCAGCTTTGGTGGGGTTTAGAACAAAGGTGGACAAGCCAACCCTACCTTAGGGGCTGAAAGTCAGCCAAGTGTACAACCCAGCATGCTGCCACAGCTTCTTAACCACCAATACAGCAGTCTTCTTTTTAAACACATTTGGCCTAGTAACTTACCCAGTCTCAGAATCCTAAATTCACTGTGGTACCCCTGCTAGTAAATAGCTAAAGCCCAAAAAACACCCAGGGAACATGCATGAGGTGTGCAATGCAGCCAACACTGCAGGTAAGCCCAGATTTACCCACCCACAGGTTGcataaggcccacaaaatcatttggtcaaTAGCAGGCcaaattttgataattttgtaaTGGCTTGTAAATGATATAAATATCCCAAAGGCCCTTGACAGAAAACAGgcctcccacccctgctccttTCACCCTGTGACCCTCTCAACACCAGGTCCAAGAAAGATGCTCTTCCCAACTCCACAAGCACCCAGAGTAGTTCAGACTGGGGACAAGGTTAATTGATCGGTCAGGGTTAAGATTGAAGCAACCAGGCCCCAGGACCATGGTCCCCCCACCAGCAAGGCCTGAGGAACTGGTGTAGTTTTTATTAAATCCACAGAAGTAAAAACCATTATCGTGAGGGGCTAGGGAATGGGGCCACCAGGGAGAAGGAATCAGGCCACCAGGGGTGGGGGcatgggggtgggcagagggtaAAGGATAGAGAACAGAGCCACACTGGGCTGGCCACGGGGGGGATGGGTCCCAGGCTCAGGGGCCATCACCAGGGCCAGACAGATCCTGGGAACTCAGGCCAGCACCAGGCAGGCTCAGTGGTGGAGGCTCCACCAGCACAGCAGAGAACTTGGTATCACCAAAGGCCTCGTTCATGCGTGTCTCGAAGAAGCGCTGCAGGCCGATGATGGACTGCACGTCCGCCTTGTCCTGTGCCAGACAAGGGTACAATGAATGGTTGGGTTCTGGCTCTTCACCTCCCTCAACCCCTGCACCCCTACTCCAGAAGCTCACCTCAGTCAACTTGTTGAACTGCTTGAACATGCGGCCCACGTCCTGGGCAAATTCCTGGGGGGAGCTGTAGGGGGGCGACAACTTCTCCTGGAGACGGGCACGGATTAGTGTCAGGTCCAGGGTGCCACCAGGCTGGTCCTGTAGGAAGGCCACACGTGGTTAAGGCGAGAAACAACAGTGCCCATCTTTCCAGCCACCCCACCCCTTTATAGGGCTCACCAGGGAGAAGGTGGAGTCAGTAGCCAGCTGGTGCAAGGGACGACAGGGTTCGTGGCAGAACAGGGCCAGCAGGACTCGCTCACATTTCTACAGTGTATGAGAGAGAATGTCAGCTGCATGGGATGGGAAGGTCAGAGCCCCTGGGTAACCACACCCGAGCAGCCTCAGTCCTCACCCGCTGATTGGCTGGGGAGAGCTTCGCCACCACACCAGTGCTGTCCGCGCCATCCAGGCTGAGGCTGCCATCCTCCTCCTTCATATCAGGGAGCACATGACAGAGCGAACAGCTCCACTCCTCCCTAGGGTGAAAAGAATGAGGTGCTGCACAGGAACCTGCCCAGCCCTCTgcaccctgcccagccccacacGCACCCTGGCACATcctgcagggcaggcaggtggcaATCCAGATGGAAGCAAAACTCGCACTGGTTGCACATGACCAGGTCACCTGGCTTCTGGCAGACACGGCAGATGGTAGCACTATCATCCAGGGTGCCCGGACCACCAGATGGGGCTGAGGTGCCCTCCGGAGCCACCACCTCCAAGCCTGAGCTGGTGCTGCCACTGGGTGAGGCCAGGCGGGGGCCCTCAGTGCCAGAGCCTTCTGCCAGAGCCATCAGCACAGGCTTGGTCTCCGGGCCCTCAGTGGCAGCAGGAGGTGGTCCAATAGCAGCCTCTGTTTCCTCCTCCTGCAAAGCGGTCAAATGTTCAGTAAGGTAGACACGAGGGTGACAGGTATCATCCTCCAGCCACAGCCCTTGGGGACAGACTCACCTTGACAATAGCCATGCCAGGGAGTGGTGGTGCACCAGGAGTTCCTGGAGGTGCAGTCCCAGgctgcccagctgctgcagcagcagcaccacGTTCAATAACGATGAGGTTATAGTCCTCAGTGGTGCTGCCTGGAAACACCTTGAAGACAGGCGGCTGGCTATCAGCTGTGAGGTCCAGGTCCAGACGTTCTAGGCTGACCCGTGGCACCTTGCGCATGAGGCCGCTCACCTCACCCTCACCTGAGCGGGACCTATAAGTGCATGCTGGTGTGAGCTCCCTTTACTCTCATTCTTTCCCATCTACCACCACAGAGAACTCACACTCACCGCTTCACACCTGACACATGAGGCTCTGCACTTGAGTAGGGATCATCTGCTCAAGAGATGGAAAAAGACGGATGAAAGGTTGTTGTGtacccagggccctgggctctcCCACCCACCAGGCAGACTCACTCACCTGACCCAAAGCCATAACTTTCCTGCACCTCCATGGGCTGTACACAGAACAGAACATGCAGACCTCAGTGGGGCAGGTACAGCATGGGACTCCATGCACGTCCCCTCCCTGGGTCCATTCCCCTGCTCACCTGGCTACTGCCAGAGCCCTGCTTGCtcaggggccctggggcccttGGAGgtgccatgggtgcagggcctgtaGAGTTGGTACCAGGACGCTCTGCCACGATCTTGCCTGCAAGAAGAGACTATGTAGGTGTACCAATTAGGGTGGCGACAAAGCAGAATAGGGACAAAAAACTGGGACCCACCAAAGGCCTCAGCACTCTTGGTCCAGGCATTGAGGTCCCACTGAAACTTCATCTCGCCATGTGGCTCCACGGGGTCCACAATCATCTTGAGGGCCCGGTGCAGCTGGAAGTAGATCTGGTGGGATAAGGGGGAAGGGGCATGAAGCAACATGGGAAATGAACAGGGCTCCAGGGTGTTGGGGTTCCCACCTGTGAACCCACCAACACATACCAGCTTCTTAGAAAGCAACAGGGCTGTGTTGTTGTCACTCTCCAGAGCCCAAGAGGCAAAGCGCAGGATGTGCTCCTGGTGCTTCTGGATCTTAGTCATGGTCCAGTGCTGACGCTCCAGACGCTCCTGCTGAccctcagtcaccttctgcagaTGGAAATGGTCAGCAGAGCAAGAAGACAGGCACTGGGATCCCTGCCCACTCAGGATGGCATCAGCAGCGGCTACCCAaggaccctcccacccacacgAGGATTACCTGGGCGTCGTTGACCAACACACGACCCCGCTTGTTCAGCTCCTTCATGATCTGCAAGATGGCCATTTTGACATCCACCTGCACACGCTTCTGCACATCAGACACCTGGCGGATCCTAGGAGAAAAGACAGGTCAGGGCAGGCAGGATCTCGCCGAGAGAACCCCTCAGTCTTGGCACCCACACTTACGAGCTGCGAACCTCCTTGGTGCTCTTCTGCAATGTTGCATGTTTGTCCCCAAGGCGCTTCaccaatgaagccaggagcttgcgcTGGTTCCTCACTGCATCCTCCAGGAACTGGTACCTGAGAACAACCAGAGAGGCTGGGTGCTGAACCTGGGGAAGGGTAGCACCCCCTACTGTGCCCTGGGGACTCACTGGTGGTCCTTGTGAGCGTTGAGTTGGCAATCCCGACAAGTCAGAGTGTCGCAGCTCTCACAGAACAGCACGAGGGGTTCATGCTTGTGCACGTTGCAATAGACAGTACGCTCACCATCCCGGGACTTAGCTGGCCCTGCAGAGTAgaaaccaggaggctggaccTTGCTCTTGAGCACCTCAGGTAGCAGTCAGAGCTTGAGGCCTCATTTCCTACCTGTCCTGGGACCCTAGGCCATGTACTGATAGGACCTCGAGAGCCCCGGGTCCTTGCTCCCAGAATCCTCCGCCCCAATCAGGCAAAGATGATGTTATTCTAACTTCTAAAGTGGGAATTCCATCCCCATTACCACTGTTCCCTCTCATGGGAACTTTTACAGATAGGCATGTTCCAGTTACACATACAAACCACCCGCCCCACTGATCTCCCTGTCTCTAATAAAGCTCAACAGGCACGTGGGCCCCTTTCCTCTCCAGTGCTAATCAAATACTGGATGTATAAAGACAAGATGTGTCATATTGGAACACAGCTAAGCCAGAAATTGGATTCCCCAATTGACACTCGCCCATTCCCTCACCCTAACCTTAGCCTAGAACCTCCGGAATCTAGAATCCCTGCAGACCCCATCCCAtccctcctgctttctcaggccctaaagccaccacctctatCCCCCATCTTCCTGAAGTGCTATTCTCTGGGCTTGGAGGAACCTTAGTACCACCACCAAAATATTCCTCATGGGAGGGCTCTGGGCCAAAACCTTGGCTAGATTCAGGAGATTCTCATCAAAGCCAACAAATACCCAGAAAACGTTCAGGAGTCTACACTGCGCATTCACAGAACATTTACAGGTCTCACCAGCACAGACAGCCCAAGGGCCCAGAGCAGCTCATCATGCTGCCCTATCCTGGAAGCCTCCTTTTCCCAACAGTCTCAAGCCAGGTGCCAGAACCCCAAATTCATAGCACCCCCTCTCCCTTACCTTTCCCTGCCTACACACCCTGAAGTCTCCACTACTGGGACTCATGCTCCCCTACTGGATTTCCTTGAAAAGTCCTCAAAAACTCTGTACAACCACGGCATGCTGAGGCCCCTGCATGTGACTTCCCAGCATCCATGCTTTGGAGTCCTGGTGTTTGCAACTTGAAAACCATCTTAAGACCTGTCCACCAAATGGAATCAGCACTACAAGCAACTGAAAGCACACATAGGAAGGCAGTGTCGCCTCATGTACCAGTGGAGCGCACGGTGTGGTCCTTGGTGTACTTCACCCGCTGGTGTGCCTCCACGCATGTCTCACACAGTGGCTCAGAACACTCCACGCAATAGCTGGTGGCTGGGGCATTATCCTCACAGCTAGTGCAGCACTGTCAGGAAAAGACAGGGTCAGAACAATCCAATAGAGCCTGACAGATCTGCATTTGCAacgcagaaaatacaaacacgtTCATGTGGATACCTTGACCCACCCCAGAGCCTTGAGAAATGTCGAGAATAGTGCCTAATAATGGTCCAGGCTCCTCCACggcactgccccctccccatggCCAGAAACCTACTGGGCTGGGGTAGGACGCACCTGGTTTGCATCTTGGGCGTCGGAGGCAGCCTTGCTGCCGCTATCGCGCATAAAGTAATTCTCCACGATGTCTTTGGAGAAGCACTGCTGCTTGCACACAGGACAGTCCACCACTGTTGGGAGACGGGATGTGAGCCCACCGCCGGCCAACATCCTTTCCTCCCTGTGCATTATTCTCTCCAAGCTAAGCCTCCGCGAAACCCACAATGGGTCTTCCACGGAGGGCCCAGAACCCGTTCCTCAAGCCCTACCCGTGGCCTGGCGGGCCCCCTCATCTCCTCCCAGAGTCGGGATAAAaggcggcggggagggggaggggcgcccCCAGCCACTACGTACTCACCGGCGCCGTCGCCCGCCGCGCCGCCATCTCCAGAGCTGTTGGCGGCGCCGGGCGCCGCGGGCCCGAGGCAGGCGCTGCAGGCCGAGTGCAGGCAGGGCAGCAGGCGTGGTTCCCTCTCCGGCCGCAGGCGCTCCCGACAGACGCCGCAGTGCTCCAGCAGCTCCAGCGCCTCCCCGCCGCCCCCCGCGGGCGAcgaggccgaggccgaggccgaAGCCGAGGCCGAAGAGGCGGTGGCGCGCTTCTCGCCGCCCGCCGAACTCTCGCCCGCGCCTGGGCTGCCCGCCGCGGccgaggccgccgccgccgccgccgccgaggccGCCATTCACACGCCGCCGGGGGCGCccaggggggaggaggggcgcgGGGCCCGCCGCGCAGGCGCAGACGCGCTCGCCGCCAACGgctgggccgccgccgccgcgagaCCAAGCGCTGCCACGCGTCTCCTGGGCCGCTGCCCGCCACGCGCGGGGCGGTACCGAGGCACTGCGGGCTGCTGCTTCCTCGCCTTCCCGCTGCAGCACCCGCGCTTAGACCAGCCGCCGCCGCGACCCGAGCCACGCGCCACGCGAACAACCGCCTGCCCGCGCGCCCGCTCTCAGAAAGAGCCGCGGCCTGGGGGCGGGACAGAAATAACTGGCGCCGACGCCGCCGCGCACGCGCGTTGAGAGCCGCACGCCCGGGGGCGGGACCTGGCCGGTCGCCGCGGGCGAGGCCAGGAGTACGCACGCGCCCGCGCCGGGCCCTCCCACCACTGCCAACCTCACCTCGGCCGGTTAGTgaggtgaggggcggggcctctgtGACGTCATAGTCGAGCCCTGATTCGCGACGGGGCGTGGTCTCGAGTCCTACAAACGtgacccgcccccgcccccgccccggactCCGCCTCCAGAACGCGCCGAGGCGGGCGGCCGCACACCCTGGAGCCGGTGCGGGGCGACCTCCACCTCTCCTGGAGTGTGGTTGTCTTCGGCCGCTGCGTCACCCGCAGTCCCGGAGAGGGCACGGGGTGTGATGGAGTGGGCAAGGCCAAGGCTAGGGGAAGGCTGAGCCCGGGGAGGGGCGAAGGGGCGTCGTGAAAGCTGCGGTTTGAGCGCGGAGCCTTACTCCGGGGTTTTTAACGTTTTATTGTTAAACTTGAGGAACAAAACTTGCTTAAATTGCGAGGTGCAAAGCCCCCAGTTCATAAAATCTCGCTTAGCCTCCCATGTTTTGCCCTGCCGCTGCCCTGACTCCAAGATGTCCCAGGTGGACGAACTGAATCTGAGAAGTGCGGAATCCTCAGAGGGAGACAGGGTCTGTGGGAAGAATCCCGAGAGAAGCAGGGGCGGGGAGCCGGCAGGAAGCCTGTCTGAGGGGGAAAGCAGAATGGGCGGAGGAATCCTGTCTGAGGGAGGAAGTAGAATCGGGAGAGGAATCCTGAGAAGGGAAGCAGGGTGTGGGCGGAGGAATCTTGTCTGAGGGGAGGTCCTGTCTGAGGAGGAATCAATCCTGTCTGAGGAGGGTCCTGTCAGAGGTGAAtcctatggggggggggggcctgtctGAGGAGGGAAGCAGGGTGTGGGTGGAGGAATCCTGTCTGAGGGGGGTCCTGTCTGAGGAGGAatcctgtgggggggggggcaagtctGAGGGGGAATCCTGAGGGAGGTCCTGTCTGAGGAGGGTCCTGTCTGAGGGGGAATCCTGAGGGGGGTCCTGTCTGAGGAGGAGTCCTGTCTGAGGGGGTCCTGTCTGAGGAGGAATCCTGTCTGAGGAGGAGTCCTGTCTGAGGAGGGTCCTGTCTGAGGGGGTCCTGTCTGAGGGGGAATCCTGAGGGAGGTCCTGTCTGAGGGGGGTCCTGTCTGAGGGGGAATCCTGAGGAGGGTCCTGTCTGAGGGGGAATCCTGAGGGGGGTCCTGTCTGAGGGGGTCCTGTCTGAGGAGGAGTCCTGTCTGAGGAGGGTCCTGTCTGAGGGGGAATCCTGAGGGAGGTCCTGTCTGAGGGGGTCCTGTCTGAGGAGGAATCCTGTCTGAGGGGGGTCCTGTCTGAGGGGGAATCCTGAGGGAGGTCCTGTCTGAGGGGGTCCTGTCTGAGGAGGGTCCTGTCTGAGGAGGGTCCTGTCTGAGGGGGTCCTGTCTGAGGAGGAATCCTGTCTGAGGGGGGTCCTGTCTGAGGAGGAATCCTGTGGGGGGGGGGCCAAGTCTGAGGGGGAATCCTGAGGGAGGTCCTGTCTGAGGAGGGTCCTGTCTGAGGGGGAATCCTGAGGGAGGTCCTGTCTGAGGAGGAGTCCTGTCTGAGGAGGAGTCCTGTCTGAGGGGGGTCCTGTCTGAGGAGGGTCCTGTCTGAGGAGGGTCCTGTCTGAGGGGGTCCTGTCTGAGGAGGAGTCCTGTCTGAGGGGGTCCTGTCTGAGGAGGGTCCTGTCTGAGGGGGTCCTGTCTGAGGGGGAATCCTGAGGGAGGTCCTGTCTGAGGGGGTCCTGTCTGAGGGGGTCCTGTCTGAGGGCGTCCTGTCTGAGGGGGAATCCTGAGGAGGGTCCTGTCTGAGGGGGAATCCTGAGGGGGATCCTGTCTGAGGAGGAATCCTGTCTGAGGGGATCCTGTCTGAGGAGGAATCCTGTGTGAGGGGGTCCTGTCTGAGGGGGATCCTGTCTGAGGGGGAATCCTGAGGGAGGTCCTGTCTGAGGGGGGTCCTGTCTGAGGAGGGTCCTGTCTGAGGGGGAATCCTGAGGGAGGTCCTGTCTGAGGGGGTCCTGTCTGAGGAGGAATCCTGTCTGAGGGGGAATCCTGAGGGA contains:
- the TRIM28 gene encoding transcription intermediary factor 1-beta, which encodes MAASAAAAAAASAAAGSPGAGESSAGGEKRATASSASASASASASSPAGGGGEALELLEHCGVCRERLRPEREPRLLPCLHSACSACLGPAAPGAANSSGDGGAAGDGAVVDCPVCKQQCFSKDIVENYFMRDSGSKAASDAQDANQCCTSCEDNAPATSYCVECSEPLCETCVEAHQRVKYTKDHTVRSTGPAKSRDGERTVYCNVHKHEPLVLFCESCDTLTCRDCQLNAHKDHQYQFLEDAVRNQRKLLASLVKRLGDKHATLQKSTKEVRSSIRQVSDVQKRVQVDVKMAILQIMKELNKRGRVLVNDAQKVTEGQQERLERQHWTMTKIQKHQEHILRFASWALESDNNTALLLSKKLIYFQLHRALKMIVDPVEPHGEMKFQWDLNAWTKSAEAFGKIVAERPGTNSTGPAPMAPPRAPGPLSKQGSGSSQPMEVQESYGFGSDDPYSSAEPHVSGVKRSRSGEGEVSGLMRKVPRVSLERLDLDLTADSQPPVFKVFPGSTTEDYNLIVIERGAAAAAAGQPGTAPPGTPGAPPLPGMAIVKEEETEAAIGPPPAATEGPETKPVLMALAEGSGTEGPRLASPSGSTSSGLEVVAPEGTSAPSGGPGTLDDSATICRVCQKPGDLVMCNQCEFCFHLDCHLPALQDVPGEEWSCSLCHVLPDMKEEDGSLSLDGADSTGVVAKLSPANQRKCERVLLALFCHEPCRPLHQLATDSTFSLDQPGGTLDLTLIRARLQEKLSPPYSSPQEFAQDVGRMFKQFNKLTEDKADVQSIIGLQRFFETRMNEAFGDTKFSAVLVEPPPLSLPGAGLSSQDLSGPGDGP